The Anguilla rostrata isolate EN2019 chromosome 2, ASM1855537v3, whole genome shotgun sequence genome contains the following window.
ACGTGTTGAAAGTTTGGTAGTTTAGTGCACTTGGTCCAGATGGCGCAGGGCTTGTGCTGACTGTGACCGAAGAGTTCGATCCGGGCTGTAATGCACTGTCAGCCCCCGGGTTTTGCTTTTTCCATTTAGTTCTTCTGTTCTGAAACCAGATCTTGACCTGGGTTTCAGTCAGGCTGAGAGACAAGGCGAGGTTGAGGCGCTCACAAACGGACAGGTATCGTGTGACGCGGAATTTGTTCTCCAGCGCCACCAGCTGTTCATAAGTGAAGGCAGTTCTCGCACGCCGGGATTTGGAGCAACCATGGTCAGAGCGACTACGGATCTTTTGTCGCGTAGATTCCTGGTCGCCAGGTTCCATGGTATTGGTGGCGCTGTTTATATCTAgttctttctctgtttcctcGTGGGAAGAGCCCAGATGTTTTTGAGACCGCGCCGATGCGGTCTCAGGgtcacctctcctctcttcatcTATTGAACAAAAAGATGCATCAGAAGTTACTTGGAGAAacacctgttctttttttgcttgcaGGTTCATCGACAATGCATTACCTGTTAACCGATTTATTGAACAAAGAAATATTCACAtaatgatgtaggctacttttcaaCGTTTGACATATACCTGAGTATTCAGTTTACCCTCGAACTGATATTTCTGTAGATCTGTGTTTCTAgagtaatttaaaacaaattatgtaGCCTAGGCGTTATAGATAATAACGGGACAGGCGGAGAAAAAGTGTGATAGCCGGGTGCAATGGTGCTGAATGGACAGCACTATTATCGATTGGCTCAACATTCGCAATGTATAGCGACGCGTGATAAAACATATCTAATAACTAATAATGAtcaacatacatattttttttctttatcattcATTGTAGCGCCCAAAATAGTATGCCAGCAAATAGTTAATTGGGAGTCATGTATGTAGGTCTACGTATTAAAGCTATGAACATTTATAAAGCTGCTTCTTTGGTTACCCTATATGTGATTGTGGGTTACATTTATCTACACAGAAGAAATGATTAATGGTTGATACTGATCAGCCGTGTTCGAATGGATTTGAGCAACGGAAAGAAGAGGCAAGGTGGATGTAATCCTTAAATCACTCATAAATCACAAATCGCTTAA
Protein-coding sequences here:
- the LOC135249477 gene encoding NK1 transcription factor-related protein 2-like, whose amino-acid sequence is MEPGDQESTRQKIRSRSDHGCSKSRRARTAFTYEQLVALENKFRVTRYLSVCERLNLALSLSLTETQVKIWFQNRRTKWKKQNPGADSALQPGSNSSVTVSTSPAPSGPSALNYQTFNTYNSGNMVCHTAGAVPLASTGGHLNPYVHGSFIQPIYYTPHL